One window from the genome of Actinoplanes teichomyceticus ATCC 31121 encodes:
- a CDS encoding anthranilate synthase family protein, with translation MTGHDLLRRVLAGREPAYALLHRPESAAAGDLEILLGELSEVDSLDDLPVPSAPGGRRGHEVLALIPYRQVRERGYLAPDDGAPLLAMAVREQGAVPLTEALSGIEDVSVTLHDARFEPDDAGYAATVRRVIDEEIGRGEGANFVIKRSFRADIGGHTPGAALAFFRRLVAGEQGAYWTFLVHTPERILVGATPERHLSLAGGVAAMNPVSGTYRYPGSGPDLRSLLEFLADGKESDELYMVLDEELKMMARICDDVRATGPGLKEMARLAHTEYHITGRTGRDVREILRETLFAPTVTGSPVENACRVIDRHEPEGRGYYSGVAALIGRDAAGGRLLDSAVLIRTADIDRAGHLRIDVGATLVRHSDPHAEVAETRAKAAGLLAALKPRNRFAAHPAVRHALARRNERIAAHWLRPAPAPRPHVAELAGRSVLVVDAEDTFTAMLDQLLRSLGLTVRVRRFDQPYTFAGHDLVLMGPGPGDPRHTGHPRIARLRDGVRELLGTRKPFLAVCLSHQILGSLLGFDLIRCDVPHQGAQREINLFGRPVRAGFYNTFALRCPPRMTRADTVAGTVEISRDATTGEIHALRGPFFGSMQFHAESVLTEDGLSILRDALTGLTTGARRLPSLAGT, from the coding sequence ATGACCGGGCACGACCTGCTGCGCCGGGTCCTGGCGGGCCGGGAGCCGGCGTACGCCCTGCTGCACCGGCCGGAGTCGGCGGCCGCCGGCGACCTGGAGATCCTGCTGGGTGAGCTGTCCGAGGTGGACAGCCTCGACGACCTGCCGGTGCCCTCGGCGCCGGGCGGGCGGCGCGGGCACGAGGTGCTGGCGCTGATCCCGTACCGGCAGGTCCGGGAGCGCGGCTACCTCGCGCCCGACGACGGCGCGCCGCTGCTGGCGATGGCGGTCCGCGAGCAGGGCGCCGTCCCGCTGACCGAGGCGCTGTCCGGGATCGAGGACGTCTCCGTCACCCTGCACGACGCCCGGTTCGAGCCGGACGACGCCGGATACGCCGCGACCGTGCGGCGCGTCATCGACGAGGAGATCGGGCGGGGCGAGGGCGCGAACTTCGTCATCAAGCGATCCTTCCGCGCCGACATCGGCGGCCACACCCCGGGCGCGGCGCTGGCGTTCTTCCGCCGGCTGGTGGCCGGTGAGCAGGGCGCGTACTGGACGTTCCTCGTGCACACCCCGGAACGCATCCTCGTCGGCGCGACTCCGGAGCGGCACCTCAGCCTGGCCGGCGGAGTGGCCGCGATGAACCCGGTCAGCGGCACCTACCGCTACCCGGGTTCCGGACCCGACCTCCGGTCGCTGCTGGAGTTCCTCGCCGACGGCAAGGAGTCCGACGAGCTGTACATGGTGCTCGACGAGGAACTGAAGATGATGGCCCGGATCTGCGACGACGTACGCGCGACCGGCCCCGGCCTGAAGGAGATGGCGCGGCTGGCGCACACCGAGTACCACATCACCGGCCGGACCGGGCGCGACGTGCGGGAGATCCTGCGCGAGACGCTGTTCGCCCCGACGGTCACCGGTAGCCCGGTGGAGAACGCCTGCCGGGTCATCGACCGCCACGAGCCGGAGGGCCGCGGATACTACAGCGGGGTGGCCGCCCTCATCGGCCGGGACGCGGCGGGCGGCCGGCTTCTCGACTCGGCCGTCCTGATCCGGACCGCCGACATCGACCGGGCCGGTCACCTGCGCATCGACGTCGGCGCGACCCTGGTGCGGCATTCCGATCCGCACGCCGAGGTGGCCGAGACCCGGGCGAAGGCGGCGGGACTGCTGGCCGCGCTCAAGCCCCGGAACCGGTTCGCCGCGCATCCCGCGGTCCGGCACGCGCTGGCGCGGCGCAACGAGAGGATCGCCGCGCACTGGCTACGCCCGGCGCCCGCCCCTCGCCCGCACGTGGCCGAGCTCGCCGGTCGCAGCGTCCTGGTGGTGGACGCCGAGGACACCTTCACCGCGATGCTCGATCAGTTGCTGCGCTCGCTCGGCCTGACCGTCCGGGTGCGCCGGTTCGATCAGCCCTACACCTTCGCCGGACACGATCTGGTCCTGATGGGGCCCGGGCCGGGCGATCCACGGCACACCGGCCATCCCAGGATCGCCCGGCTGCGCGACGGCGTGCGGGAACTGCTCGGCACACGCAAGCCGTTCCTCGCGGTCTGCCTGAGCCACCAGATCCTCGGCTCCCTGCTCGGATTCGACCTGATCCGCTGCGACGTCCCGCACCAGGGCGCGCAACGGGAGATCAACCTGTTCGGCCGGCCGGTCCGGGCCGGCTTCTACAACACGTTCGCGCTGCGCTGCCCGCCGCGGATGACCCGCGCCGACACCGTCGCCGGAACGGTCGAGATCAGCCGGGATGCGACCACCGGTGAGATCCACGCATTGCGCGGGCCGTTCTTCGGCTCCATGCAGTTCC